In Haematobia irritans isolate KBUSLIRL chromosome 1, ASM5000362v1, whole genome shotgun sequence, a genomic segment contains:
- the Art4 gene encoding arginine methyltransferase 4 — protein sequence MSAISPNTSGSIASSSSTSSSASTSTVSLTHNAIVPIAPTSSPSSVLSASGTCSFTEVLISEICDESKLEFSPKHKGSCSLLCSYDSQGVIIKIALDNSPTNIIKDYLLTADTDSAQVGRKTFAVCFDNDNYILRFPTETEQQRFRKLIDHVKRLRPKSVFSQRTEESSASQYFQFYGYLSQQQNMMQDYVRTSTYQRAILGNSIDFHNKIVLDVGAGSGILSFFAVQAGAAKVYAIEASNMAQYAQQLVESNHVQDKIFVMPGKIEEIDLPEKVDVIISEPMGYMLYNERMLETYLHARKWLKPNGKMFPTHGDLHVAPFSDEALYSEQYNKANFWYQSAFHGVDLTTLHKEGMKEYFRQPIVDTFDIRICMAKSVRHICDFMRDNENDLHNIDIPLEFHILQTGICHGLAFWFDVEFCGSSQQVWLSTSPTAPLTHWYQVRCLLPMPIFIKQGQILTGRVLLEANRRQSYDVTIDLHIEGTLISSSNTLDLKNPYFRYTGAPVQAPPGTCTQSPSEQYWSQIDTQGQRTTGNMVNGMAVNGLTDSMDISHTLMHPQS from the exons atGTCCGCAATTTCTCCGAATACCAGTGGCAGCATAGCGAGCAGTTCATCAACCTCCTCCTCGGCATCAACTTCCACGGTCTCGCTGACGCACAATGCCATCGTGCCTATCGCCCCCACTTCATCACCATCATCGGTGCTAAGTGCAAGTGGCACTTGCAGTTTCACTGAGGTTTTAATTAGCGAAATTTGCGATGAAAGTAAATTGGAGTTTAGCCCTAAACATAAGGGATCATGTTCATTGCTGTGCAGCTATGATTCGCAGGGTGTCATTATAAAAATAGCTTTGG ATAATTCACCGACAAATATTATAAAGGATTATTTGCTAACAGCTGATACGGATTCCGCTCAAGTGGGTCGCAAAACGTTTGCCGTTTGTTTTGATAACGACAATTATATTCTGCGCTTTCCAACCGAAACAG AACAACAACGGTTTAGGAAATTGATTGATCATGTTAAGCGACTCCGACCCAAGTCTGTTTTCTCTCAACGTACCGAAGAATCTTCCGcttcacaatattttcaattttatggttaTCTTTCGCAACAACAAAACATGATGCAGGACTACGTGAGGACAAGTACCTATCAAAGAGCCATTCTTGGAAATTCTATTGATTTTCAT AATAAGATTGTTTTAGATGTGGGAGCTGGCTCTGGTATTCTCTCATTTTTTGCCGTCCAAGCTGGTGCAGCAAAAGTTTATGCTATTGAGGCCTCCAATATGGCCCAATATGCCCAACAGCTTGTGGAATCGAATCATGTTCaggataaaatatttgtaatgccAGGCAAAATAGAGGAAATTGACTTGCCCGAAAAAGTCGATGTCATTATCTCGGAGCCTATGGGTTATATGCTTTACAATGAACGTATGTTGGAGACCTATTTGCATGCCCGAAAGTGGCTAAAACCAAATGGAAAAATGTTTCCCACACATGGTGATTTACACGTGGCACCCTTTTCCGATGAGGCTCTATATTCCGAGCAATATAACAAGGCAAACTTTTGGTATCAATCTGCATTCCACGGCGTTGATTTGACAACCCTACATAAGGAGGGTATGAAGGAGTATTTTCGCCAACCCATTGTAGATACCTTTGATATTCGTATATGCATGGCCAAATCGGTACGCCATATTTGTGATTTTATGAGGGATAATGAAAATGATTTACATAATATTG ATATACCCTTGGAGTTCCATATTTTACAAACTGGTATTTGTCATGGTTTGGCTTTTTGGTTCGATGTAGAATTTTGTGGTTCTAGCCAACAGGTTTGGTTATCCACATCACCTACTGCACCATTGACACACTGGTACCAAGTTCGCTGTTTGCTGCCAATgcccatttttataaaacaggGACAAATACTCACGGGCCGTGTTCTATTGGAAGCGAACAGGCGACAATCTTATGATGTTACAATAGACTTACACATCGAAGGCACATTGATATCGTCTAGTAATACATTAGATTTGAAAAACCCATATTTCCGTTATACAGGAGCCCCTGTGCAAGCACCTCCGGGCACTTGTACCCAAAGTCCTTCCGAACAATACTGGTCACAAATAGACACCCAGGGACAACGTACAA CCGGTAATATGGTtaatggcatggctgttaatggTCTCACCGATTCTATGGACATTTCTCATACGCTTATGCATCCTCAGTCGTAA